From the genome of Triticum aestivum cultivar Chinese Spring chromosome 3B, IWGSC CS RefSeq v2.1, whole genome shotgun sequence, one region includes:
- the LOC123066724 gene encoding probable calcium-binding protein CML31 gives MVATKSGELRALFASLDQNGDRRVSAAELRGCMRATLGEDVPAEEAEALVASADADGDGLLCEAEFLELAQQAAWAGHAGEEDDELRIRALREAFGMYEMEGQGCITPASLGRMLGRLGAEQGAVECRAMICRFDLDGDGVLSFDEFKIMMS, from the coding sequence ATGGTTGCGACAAAGTCGGGCGAGCTGAGGGCGCTATTCGCGTCGCTGGACCAGAACGGCGACCGCCGGGTCTCGGCGGCGGAGCTGCGGGGATGCATGCGGGCAACTCTGGGCGAGGACGTGCCGGCGGAGGAGGCTGAGGCGCTGGTGGCGTCGGCGGACGCGGACGGGGACGGCCTGCTGTGCGAGGCTGAGTTCCTCGAGCTGGCGCAGCAGGCGGCCTGGGCGGGCCACGCGGGGGAGGAGGACGATGAGCTGAGGATCCGGGCACTGAGGGAGGCGTTCGGGATGTATGAGATGGAGGGGCAGGGGTGCATCACGCCGGCCAGCCTCGGGCGGATGCTCGGCAGGCTCGGCGCTGAGCAGGGTGCCGTCGAGTGCCGCGCCATGATTTGCCGGTTCGACCTCGACGGTGATGGCGTGCTCAGCTTCGACGAGTTCAAGATCATGATGAGCTAG